TCGATTGAAAAcgagttttgtttttcttctacaTCTCTTTCCTGTACATGTTCGACTTTAGCTGAGGGATTTGGAACTATTTCCAATCACGGTTTTATCCGCGGGTCTTTTTGAGTCTAGTTCTCAATATCTTGAATAGAAAGCTCAAAATATTAGTATCCGAGACGGGAAGAAAGCCACGTGGCACGACAGTTCCACGTTGTAGTAATGTGGATTTTCTGGTGGCAATTTCCTGCAACGGGGAATAACAAAGTTAACTATATATAGCCCCGTGATACTCCTACTTAAACAATATAACAATTGATAAGTGAGGTGTAGGCATTTAGTCCGGTGGCGACTCACAAACTCGTACCTTGTTCATCTTTAGCCTGGATGGTTAAAGACAATTGATCTTCTAAAAAGCCACAAGACATTTGATTTTGGTTGCTCTTAGCTCTCACTGGCCGTtgttatactagagacgcataattcgtcttggacgaacttgggcaaacatttttagTATAAAGAccgccacaagacgcattatgcgtctggacgaagaatctattttatgcgtctagtgcccgtctttatactagacgaatttaacagacgcagaaaaaatgtttgcccaagttcgtccaagacgaattatgcgtctcatatagttcgtcccgtctttacactagacggataacatgagagacgcataattcgtctagacggattatgcgtctctggtataaaaacggccacTTTCTATTGAAAGTTCCATCGGGCCCAAAAGCAATCCCGGCATTTCAGTACATTCCTTTTGCctttaaaagaaactttaaaaagttaatGCTTTtgcaatttaaaccaataatagCAGATGAATAGCTCATTCCTTCCTCTGGTGCTGTCTTATCTTCTTTCTTAATTAAGCATATGTAGCTATGTCTGTATTATGCAGTTATTAATGTCTCACATGATATTTGCCGTTGCTATCTCTTAGATTCTCTTTTCATATTAATTACATATCATATaaatccaatattgccaacaCATCtagttttcattaatttttggcaaCTGTCCGAATTTAAAATAAAGTGGATCGTTTCTGAAACTCCTAAGTTTACGGCGCGGCCGGGCGAAACGAAAACCATAGCGTTTATTTTTGACATTGTGCTCATTTATTTCACTGAAAATATGCTACGTGAACGGTCGAAATGCCACGTGCTCtttatttaaaactttttcaTAATTGTTCCGGCTTATTAAATTTATTGAACTTTAAACAGCTAGTCAAACTACCACCCACCCAGTGAATTAGGAGGAACGGCGAtcaaagaaagagagaaaatctaACGTGGCTTTTGTATCCTTACAACGGCAACTCAGTTGAGATTTGGTCAGTTCTTCGCTGATAATGGTAGATCTTAACCACAGAGTGGCAaacataaaaaatgaaataagctCGTGTAAATTGAAAAACCACTGGTTCTCATCGTATCGATCTCGTTTATCATTCTCGATACCATCTCGATTTATAAATGGAGGTTCGTGCCAACACCTCTCCGCGCCACTAATCACGTTTTCAGACCGTAATTCCGCTTTTAGCAAATTGCTTATGTGATAAAACAAGATGTGCGTGCTCTGTTTATTAACGAATGTCTACATAATTTGCTATTTGAAATTGAAGTTTTCTATAGCTATAGCTAGTTGTCCAACTTTCTCTTTCAACATCTCCAAATATCTGCCAACGTTGAATACTTTCGGTAGTTCTTTTGCGCAGTGTCACTTGGTTAATCATAAACACCGGAACATTAAATAAAACCTCTGTGTTGACCATTTATCAACGCTGTTATCATACTGAAAGAAGCACGTATTTCGGTGCAGAAGATTGTTTCATGTAGAAAAACGGATTACACAGAGACGTAATAATTTTTCGTACCTTTTTCATATCTTCGTCGCCTGCTTATTTACTTCGCGTaagaaaaatcacgattcgctcgccaaaacattttctcctgggattatcgtgaggtcgacttgtggcaagtctagtaTAATTTATAATCAGTTTGTACAATATAAATCGGATCGAAATTAAAAACTTCACTGTGCccgaaaatttatttattactgtTAATTTTTCCGGCAAAGTACATGGTAAAATTACTGAAGTTAATTTATGAAGCACGTGGCCTTAATGTTTTCCAAAGTATCGTGATGGAGATTCCATGAAGTGATCTCCCACGCCTCCTTTGACATAATTAAAATATCAGCGAATAGGAATGAAAATTCTTAAATAATAACATGACGGGAGGTGAAACCCGCAAGCATAAAAGGCAATCGCATGATGTGTTTTCCAAGAGCTTGATAATTTATTCATCAGCATGATATCTATATTAGAATTATGGTACCTGGAGTGTTAAAACACTTACTCGATTTGCAGTTAGGGTATAAAAGGCACTTAAACACGCTTCGCAGTTAGATGAAGAGTTGCCTTTTAACACATCTTCACAAATATTAATCTCTTGACTAGACCGTAGGCAAACTAACtcaaccgcggtaaatcagatTGCATTTGCTCGTGTTATAAAACTTGTGACAATCAGAAGAACATCGTAAAGAACACTGGACTGAAATGAATCTAGCAGATGGAAGCACTTCTAATTTGACCAGCAATGGCATTCCAGACGGAGGGCTTGAAATTGTCTACTACAAAGAAACCTTAGGGTTCGAAATCTTTCGCTTGACCTTTCAAGTCTTCCTGGCTTTTGTTGGCGTAGCAGGCAACATCATTGTGTGCTTCGTGATCAGCTCTCAAGTTCACATGCGCACCATTACCAACTACTTCATAAGAAACCTGGCTGTGGCAGACATCGGAGTTCTTCTTCTAGCTTTCCCGTCAGCAGTAATCAACGAGCAAGCCCCGGATCACTGGCCTCTAGGGAGGTTTACCTGTCTGTATGTATTGCCCCTGTGCGATGTCTTCCCCGGCGTTTCCGTGTGGTCAATCACCTTGATAGCTTTCGATCGCTATAGAGCCATAGTACGGGGAGCCCTTCCGAAGCGTGGGTCCACTGTATTCAAGTCTGCGCGCTGGATAGTGGCCTGTGTTTGGTTGTTGTCGTTTTTGGTCATATCTTTGCCGTTGTATCTTGTTATGGAGTTTACTGATCACAAACCCGCTTACGACGTGGTCGAATGTTTCCCAAAGTGGCCAAACAACGAGGAAGGGTACAAAATGAAACAGTCTTACACGATCGGCTTAACCATATTCTGGTACGTTCTTCCGCTTGGTATCATTGCGGCTACGTTCTGTAGCATTTCACAGAAGCTCCGCGCCAGTAGCAAGTTCAACAGGTTGATCAGAAAAGAATGTAGCGACGGTGGCGAgcaaaagtttcaaaaaagGGTTCGCGAGCGACAAAACACCAAAGCCAAAAAGCTCTTGATTCCAGTCGTTGTAGTTTTTGCTGTGACGATGTTGCCAGTCAATGTTTTCCGCCTCACAGTCTTGTATTGGGAAGAAATCTACGAGCACAAATATATCTGGGTATATTACAACACCTGCGTGTTATGTGTCGTTGCCAACTCATCGGCAAACTTTTTCATTTATTCTTTGGTAAGTGAGGAGTTTCGCCAAAGTTTCAAACGCTTTTTTTCACGAAATATGGGTGCGCCGAGTTCTCAAGGTGGTACTGAAAGAACCGTCCGTAGTCCACTAAGTCCAATGGATTTAAAGACTTTGAGTTCCCTTCCTTCTAAAAAAAGAAGTGGAGGAGACGATCAGAATGTAAATAATAATCAAAACAAATTGTGATGCAGCATCACTTCATCGAGAACTTTAAATGACCTTTAATTGAAATGACGACCACTTCATTTTCCTGAATTAAACACGATGGTAAAGATTGAAGGAGGCACTTTCTAAAACCAATCTACAGCAAAATAGACAGAATTAGATAGATTGTCATAAGGCCGGGGCTAGTGGATTTCGATAAAGCGCGAGTCATTTCCATCTGGAATACGTGACTTCATGATCATGTAAGTTCATCAGAGCGCGAAAAACACAGATGTTTGTAATGACGCCTCTAGCGTAAtgccattttcaaaaaacaaacaattgtATTCCAGAACGCCACGTTTAATGAAAAAATGTTTCCCTACAG
The Montipora capricornis isolate CH-2021 chromosome 10, ASM3666992v2, whole genome shotgun sequence genome window above contains:
- the LOC138021314 gene encoding neuropeptide Y receptor type 2-like; amino-acid sequence: MNLADGSTSNLTSNGIPDGGLEIVYYKETLGFEIFRLTFQVFLAFVGVAGNIIVCFVISSQVHMRTITNYFIRNLAVADIGVLLLAFPSAVINEQAPDHWPLGRFTCLYVLPLCDVFPGVSVWSITLIAFDRYRAIVRGALPKRGSTVFKSARWIVACVWLLSFLVISLPLYLVMEFTDHKPAYDVVECFPKWPNNEEGYKMKQSYTIGLTIFWYVLPLGIIAATFCSISQKLRASSKFNRLIRKECSDGGEQKFQKRVRERQNTKAKKLLIPVVVVFAVTMLPVNVFRLTVLYWEEIYEHKYIWVYYNTCVLCVVANSSANFFIYSLVSEEFRQSFKRFFSRNMGAPSSQGGTERTVRSPLSPMDLKTLSSLPSKKRSGGDDQNVNNNQNKL